A genomic window from Bacteroidota bacterium includes:
- a CDS encoding DUF1761 domain-containing protein gives MISSLFDNVNWLAALAGGAAYYVIGAAWYGILGKGWMAAAGLTSEEIKTKFNKAVYGLTLLVEIIIVLFMGALMGPNLSVSDAAQFGLIVGFIFSGLTTYIHYLYTMRNGMLIFYDAGYTTIASIVAAVIYAVIS, from the coding sequence ATGATAAGTTCTTTATTCGACAATGTCAACTGGCTAGCTGCCCTCGCAGGGGGTGCCGCCTATTATGTAATCGGAGCCGCCTGGTATGGCATACTCGGCAAAGGCTGGATGGCTGCCGCCGGTTTAACCTCCGAAGAAATTAAAACCAAATTCAACAAAGCCGTTTATGGCCTAACCCTTTTGGTGGAAATTATTATTGTGCTTTTTATGGGCGCTTTAATGGGCCCGAATTTGAGCGTAAGTGATGCCGCACAATTCGGATTAATTGTAGGCTTCATATTTTCCGGATTAACTACCTACATTCATTATTTGTATACCATGCGCAACGGTATGCTTATTTTTTATGATGCCGGATATACAACCATCGCCAGTATTGTAGCTGCTGTTATTTATGCGGTAATCAGTTAA